DNA from Salmo trutta chromosome 14, fSalTru1.1, whole genome shotgun sequence:
atttggaggtggagggtccgtcatggtctgtggcggtgtgtcacagcatcattggactgagcttgttgtcattgcaggcaatctcatcgctgtgcgttacagggaagacatcctcctccctcatgtggtaccctttctgcaggctcatcctgacttgaccctccagcatgacaatgccaccagccatactgcttgttctgtgcgtgatttcctgcaagacaggaatatcagtgttctgccatggccatcgaagagcccggatctcaatcccattgagcacgtttggggcctgttggatcggaaggtgagatctagggccattccccccagaaatgtccgggaacttgcaggtgccttggtggaagagtggggtaacatctcacagcaaggaCTGGCaagtctggtgcagtccatgaggagtagATGCACTGCAGTAGTTAATGCAGCTGGCGGCCATACAGAccgttacttttgattttgaccaccccccctctttgttcagggacacattattcaatttctcttagtcacatgtctgtggaacttgttcagtttatgtctcagttgtttaatattgttatgctcatacaaatatttactcatgttaaatttgctgaaaataaacgcagttgacagtgagtggACATTTATTTTTTGCAGATTTTTTAAACGGTTGTTTCATTAGGTCTACATGTTTACCATATTAAGACTCACGGAGGGCTCTGCTCTCGCTTTCAAGGCGGGCTGCTCATCCATCTGGAGGGTTTCTGTGAAAACGCAGAGCGATACCATGGTAATATTAACGGGGTTACCCAGGAAACTGTAGTCGTCATGGAGACTGCATCACAAGGCTCAGTGGCATCCAGGAGGCGGGACTTTGCTGTTCTTCTTTCTTCCATCCACGCGCATTATATGCAATGTGTCCATGTCTTCATCATTGTGCTCACACTATCCTCCATGATGGAAATAGTCTTGAAGGCATGTTTTGTAGGAAAATAAATTCCATGTAGTCCTGACGATGTGTTTGGATGGAATTATGACTAGATCCATTAATTACCAATAATTACTACCACTGTCAATTGTAGGCTATACAATTATTCTAGCCCATTTAACGGGTAATGAGACATTCAAATTACATGGAGATATTTTATCAAAGACATTCCCGAGTCTTGGTAatttcattttcttgttttatttggTATTGGCTGTAATGCTAAAAGCCTGCTCTCGTAGGCTATGATACTGTATGTCCATGATATTTCCATTACGCATATGTTGCCCATTCAAGCATAGCCTATGTTTGTCATCATCCGATGTAAGCAACATCCTACAGACATTGTAGATTATATTGTATTGCTATTAATGACAAGACTGAACACTGATAAGCCAACGAACGTTTCCCTTTAAAAGACACAACGACAACACTGTTTCGATTCGGGAATAAATATGCAACACTTACAACCTACCGAACTACCGAACATCAACACCTGTTTTGGACTCAAGGACGAATTGTAAGATTACAGTACGCTTTGCAACCTCTGTGGCACACTAGCACACTCCACTTGACAGATATGTACCGACACATCACGATTAGTTTAGCTATCATAGAAAAAAATAGTAGTCGTAACTCTATATCTCCATCATATAAAATGAAAGCATTTACACGTCCGTGAATATCTTTTTGATGTTCACGCAGTTTTGGTTATTCTCATTGGTGAAGTTGGGCTGTTTATACCCACTGTTGATGCCCTCCTCTATAACCATATATTCTGACTTGCTCAGAGATGACGTGCTACGAGTCCTTTTCAGCCCCTCTGTGGCTGAGGGTAGGTGCTCGCAGCTGCTGACGTGCAAGTACTGTGCGTGCTCTTCTCCATCAGTCTCCCTATGGTAAAAGTAATTGAAGTTGGAGACAATAACTGGCACAGGGAGAGCAATAGTCAACACTCCGGCAATAGCACACAATGACCCAACAATTTTGCCACCAATTGTCACAGGGTGCATGTCTCCATATCCGACAGTAGTCATGGTGACCACAGCCCACCAGAACGCATCTGGGATGCTTGTGAAACTGGAGGATGGGTCATCGGCTTCGGCAAAATAAACAGCACTGGAGAAAAGGATAACTCCAATGAAAAGAAAAAATATCAGCAGTCCAAGCTCCCTCATGCTGGCCTTTAGCGTCTGCCCTAAGATCTGTAGGCCCTTCGAGTGCCTGGAGAGCTTGAAGATGCGAAAGACTCTCACGAGCCTTATCACTCTGAGAATGGCCAGGGACATGGCTTGTTGACCATTACCCTGCTTCTCAGCCAGTTCTGTCCCCAAAGTGATGAAGTAGGGAAATATGGCGACAATGTCGATGATGTTCATGATATTTTTTGAGAACGTGGATTTGCTGGGGCACGCGAAGAACCTGACCAGCAACTCAAAAGAGAACCAGATTATGCAAAGTGTCTCTATCACAAAGAAAGGGTCGGTGAATGGATTTGCGTGGTAGGAGGCCGTCCCATTGACTGTAAGTGCTAACTGGATAGGTTCCCGGTCATCCCGAAACTCAGGCAAGGTCTCTAAACAGAATATAACAATTGATATTAAAATGACAAGCACTGAGACGATAGCTATTCCCCTAGCTGGCCCAGAGCTTTCAGGGTATTCAAACAAAAGCCAAACCTGCTTTTGGAATTCATTATTGGGTAAAATACGTTCTTCTTCTTTTATGAATCCTTCGTCCTCTCGGAATTTTTCCATAGCCTCTTCCCCGAGTTGATAGAAATTGATCTCCTCAGAGAAGATGTCAATGGGCACGTTAACAGGTCTCCGTATGCGCCCTCCTGACTGGTAATAATAGAGAATGGCATCAAAGCTGGGTCGGTTTCTGTCGAAGAAGTACTCGTTCCTCAGTGGGTCAAAGTAACGCATTCTCTTTCTGGGGTCCCCGAGCAACGTTTTCGGAAACTGGTTGAAAGTTTTGAGTTGAGTTTCGAAGCGTAAACCTGAAATGTTGATAACCACCCTCTCGCAGCAATCGCGTCCACGCTCTCGCTCATATCGATCCACGGACAGGTGGCTCGAAAGCGCCACTGACTCCTCCAACATGTTTTCGACTGTCATGACGCCCTTCTCCGTCTCGAAGTAACCGTGGTTCTCAACGTTGTTGCCTCTGTGTCTCACCGAGCGGGGTGAGTCGATTAGGTTAAAGTGGTCATCCATACAGGTGGTATGGAGAGGGCAGAGTGCGCCGCGCCTCCTCTAGCCAAACCCCCCATACACGCAGAGCAGACGCTCAAGCGACGCGACTTCCCTCCCCTCTCATCATCTCCGCTCGTTGCCACTGTGAAGTGTTTCCGCCCCACGAAGCACACAATGGGGTTAATAAACACAGGTCTATTCCCGCCCACGGCGCGCATATCTGACACACTTCCACCCAGTTGGAACTTAAACACATAAACACCAGCAGGCGCATGCCATCTCCATTtgtttccattttagtcatttatcagatttacaggagcaattaggttgaagtgccttgctaaagggcacatcaacagattattCACCTAGGATTCGAAACAACCTTtcgcttactggcccaacgctcttaaccgcttgGCGACCTGCACACCTTGTAAATGAAACGGAAACAACAAATATGATGAAGGGATAACTGCAAATTCCCAAAATATATTGGGTTCCTATTGTTATCACATTTGATATTTTCCCTGATTGAAAACATTATTACAAAACTGATTAActatcacaaaacccactgtcTACTCCCTACCATCAAAATGTAGGCTAGTACAAAGAGGGAAAAATACGTTTTCCTGTGCATTTCTACTGTCTAATATGATGACAATTCCATTTAAATGACAGAACTGTCTATTACAAGGGGCTAGAAGTAATTTCTACATTAGATGTACTTGTTTTTGAAAATAGCCTACCATTCAGCCAAAAAAATGTtgctctccatggtgctgaaattagCCCACTCCGTTCAATCGACGGATTATACAAATATTACCCGCATGGACACAGCATTTATCTCATTGGCCTCTTAGCTCATAATGATTCATGAAGAATAATCAGATCAATCTCCTACTCATACCACATACACATTATACCACAATCACTGCTTTTTTAGGCCTACATTTAGTCCTAATGAAATTAAGTTATACATGATTGCATATTACATATTTTAATCAGACCTGCTTCACCAAATGTCACTAACAGTAGGCTACACTGAATTTTGCCTTCTGTTTCTGTATAAAATGTGTCAGTAATATGTAGGCCTATTGTCCAGACTACCGTATGCAGTAATAATATTGCTTCAAATGAAGCCATTTCTAAGATGTAGCCTAAAGATGCTGCCAATATTAGGTATATTGTCAATGTTCCCATTTTATCAGAACACAGCAGGCATACAAATGttagatcttaatttgatcaccctgttgttgcaggacatttccaagtgtaggctatttgaggtttaaaagagCTTATAAAGTTTGTAATTTATACTTAAAAAAATTGCCCTAACTTAAAatgttaccaataacaggggaggttagcatgtcttggggggtatgatctttgaccctctgcaactttctcactcatcattattcacaattcaatCAGGATTATCTATAATCATGTTAGCATCCACATAAACATAGAAGTGTTTAAACATGAagcatattatattcttatttacaataaaagtgattccaaaatgacacaatacattatttaccatccatttctattgggcacaaaataatctgaaacgcaAGCAAATGCTTGGctctgtcatgacttccgccgaagatggtgcctctccttgttcgggcggcgttcggtggtcgacgtcaccagctttctagcTGTCACCGATCTGCGtttatttttccatttgttttgtcttgattgtacacacctggctCCCATTACGTTAAAATtgattccctatttaaccctctggttcccacatggttttgtgcatgtttgttctttgtttagtgttcaagACTTCCGTGAGCTGGTGTGTTTTTCCCTGTGTGGAAATTAGTGTTGTttctttttgagtaaagtacgtcttttactcagttctgtgtcctgcgcctgactccgtcctaaccgctgcacactgacaccTGACAGGCTCTTCGATGGCCaaaaactgcaaatgcattcaagAAGTTTGTAgtgtcacaagcttgatgtagtcattgtttggAATATGGGACCACATAGGATACTACacttttgacaattttttttataagaatctttaggggtgtcaataattttggccctaacctttttgagaaaaaaagtattacttgaaaaatctctttctctgagcaattgtattagtataaaataacataATGTCCCATtttttttggagcatacaatatttgaattatttattttattattttataaggTCATTTTTGCTCATTTTTATCAAAGGTGTCAATAATAACCTCACAGTATATCTCAAGAGCAGCACTAGTATTCTGCATGATATAAAATGGCCTCAAATAACATTTAATGTAAGTGTCTGAACTGAAGGGTCAACCTCTGTAGCAGCAtgggattgatgaggaaaatgctAAATCAATATTCAATCTCAATACCTGCATTTCATAGTAATGATGTCAGGGCTCATCAGAGGCATGGTTTTATGATCAGCTGCAACACATTGATCTGTCCAGACAAACAAATCCTTCACAAGAGATGGTAGGATGGAATTCCATCAAACCTGCAGTTCAGAGAAACCCTAACTGCTGAAAAATGGCATTACTCTTGCACCTCCATGTAGAAAACATCAACATTAGGCCTAATAATAATTGATTCACAAATGTGATTATATAATGGTTGAAACATAGCATAATCTACTGATCTAATGAAACGTTTCATTCTGAGTGCAGTAAATAGTGATTTTCTTGAGTGGGTGTTTCAGGCTTTGAGAGTTGTCTGCAGTTGGTGCCAGCTGAGGATCAAAGTAAAGCTACTATAGCGCAGCATTTTCCAATTGGAGGGTCAAAACCCCTGGAGGGATAATCAGTCTCCCTTGAATTTCCCAGTTGTATAAAAGGGTTTTGTCTATTTGGTCTAAATTCGAAAAACACTGCATTAGGACTTTGTGCATGTATAACTGTAATActaaaccatgacatcatttattTTAAACCAGTTTAAAGCTTTAACAGAGAAAGGCTTAGTAAAAACttaaatccaagatggcgtagcagtcaaaCGTCTTTggctttgtcctgtcgtgtcccttgtatatatctttttagatctttttcttcgcatatcttttaaaaatattttcctaaacctcaacttctaaatactctcctgcaacccgcctcacccaatgtggcgtggatctgttttttttcctaaagtatttctatttacttcagatctggaatccctcaactcaagctagccagctaactacctaccagctatcagtcagcaaaccattgctagtggtcatcagctaacctttagctcggaaagctctcgccagttcgaacaacatGACTCCAACCAGATCAcaacggacctattattattataataattttttctccccatatccccggattcctaccgcaaactctgaacattttcatttggatcttcgcaactagctaaccacaatcccaggtgactactcctggctagcgtttccattccggagcaagcaccaattagcctgaagctagcccggccagggctcctgtgctaccaatgaagcccactcctgggctacaatatccggaccccttctactgccggtatggGGCActgaaccccgccgatcctttacgactggaataccgacataatctgcccgaggattacaacaggcccctcaggtgcgacgtccgctgaaggcccattctgctaaccgcggcctactagctacctagagctacttggaaccctactaattccacaacTGGTCTATcaacgtcaccgcacgaagaggcaaaaacagacttacccccatcgcaacgtcccccaaaggctaccTTGCTAGCCCCagtctgttaactgctagcttgcttgccccggtctgctaactgctagcttgcctgccccggtctgctaactgctagccccggtctgccaactgcttgcatgctaacccggtctgctaactgctagcttgccagtcccggtctgctaactgctagcttgtttagccccggcctactaactgttagcttgttagcatcggcctgctaactgtctgaatcgccgtgtccccagtcagctcaaccactcactggacccatatgttcacttggctacgcatgcctctctctaatatcaatatgcctcgtccattgctgtcctggttagtgattactgtcttatttcactgtagagcctctagccctgctcaatatgctttaaccaaccatgttgttccacctcctacatatgcgatgacatcacttggttgaaacgtctctagagacaatatctctctcatcattactcaatgcctaggtttacctccaatgtactcacatcctaccctacctttgtctgtacactgtgccttgaatctatgctatcgtgcccagaaacctgctccttttactctctgttcctaacgtgctagacggccagttcgtatagtctttagccgtacccttatcctacttctcctctgttcctctgatgatgtggaggttaatccaggtcctgcagtgcctagctccactcccactccccaggtgctctcatttgttgacttctgtaactgtaaaagccttggtttcatgcatgttaacattagaagcctactccctaagtttgttttactcactgctttagcacactctgccaacccggatgtcttagccgtgtctgaatcctggcttaggaaaaccacctaAACCCttaaatctccatcgctaactataacattttccgcaaAGATAGAACTGCCGaaaggggcggtgttgcaatctactgcaaagatagcctgcagagttctgtattactaccctggtctgtacccaaacaattcgagcttctacttctaaaaattcacctttccagaaagaagtctctcactgttgccgcttgctatagacctccctctgcccccagctgtgccatcgataccatatgtgaattgattgccccccatctatcttctgagctcgtgctacaaggtgacctaaactgggacatgcttaacaccccggccatcctacaatttaagcttgatgccctcaatctcacacaaattatcaatgaacctaccaggtacaaccccaaatccgtaaacacgggcaccctcatagatgtcatcctaactaactcgccctccaaatacacctctgctgttttcaatcaagatctcagcgatcactccctcattgcctgcatccgtaatgggtctgcgaccacccctcatcactgtcaaacgctccctaaaacacttctgcgagcaggcctttctaatcgatctggccggggtatcctggaatgacattgacctcatcccgtcagtagatgatgcctggctattc
Protein-coding regions in this window:
- the LOC115207426 gene encoding potassium voltage-gated channel subfamily A member 3-like, giving the protein MDDHFNLIDSPRSVRHRGNNVENHGYFETEKGVMTVENMLEESVALSSHLSVDRYERERGRDCCERVVINISGLRFETQLKTFNQFPKTLLGDPRKRMRYFDPLRNEYFFDRNRPSFDAILYYYQSGGRIRRPVNVPIDIFSEEINFYQLGEEAMEKFREDEGFIKEEERILPNNEFQKQVWLLFEYPESSGPARGIAIVSVLVILISIVIFCLETLPEFRDDREPIQLALTVNGTASYHANPFTDPFFVIETLCIIWFSFELLVRFFACPSKSTFSKNIMNIIDIVAIFPYFITLGTELAEKQGNGQQAMSLAILRVIRLVRVFRIFKLSRHSKGLQILGQTLKASMRELGLLIFFLFIGVILFSSAVYFAEADDPSSSFTSIPDAFWWAVVTMTTVGYGDMHPVTIGGKIVGSLCAIAGVLTIALPVPVIVSNFNYFYHRETDGEEHAQYLHVSSCEHLPSATEGLKRTRSTSSLSKSEYMVIEEGINSGYKQPNFTNENNQNCVNIKKIFTDV